One stretch of Juglans microcarpa x Juglans regia isolate MS1-56 chromosome 3D, Jm3101_v1.0, whole genome shotgun sequence DNA includes these proteins:
- the LOC121254880 gene encoding putative lipid phosphate phosphatase 3, chloroplastic isoform X1, which yields MAWSAVASLCSFGNFRSIFQQRRTEEVELGAHTIKSHGAALARNHRHDWLILLLLAGIEIVLFIIHPFYRFVGKDMMTDLKYPLKDSTVPVWAVPMYAVLLPIAIFLFFYFRRRNVYDLHHSILGLLFAVLITGVITDAIKNAVGRPRPDFFYRCFPDGNELYDQRGDVVCHGKDGDIKEGHKSFPSGHTSWSFAGLGFLSLYLSGKIEVFDGRGHVAKLCIVILPLLVASLVGISRVDDYWHHWQDVFAGGVLGLVVAAFCYRQFFPPPYDNDGWGPYAYFRALEESRTNTNTAYHMDALNVQATGIQVVNQQAGQNGNEAFSLNRHLSSPLDEMESGRR from the exons ATGGCGTGGAGTGCTGTAGCATCGCTTTGTTCCTTTGGGAATTTCCGCAGTATCTTTCAG CAGCGAAGAACGGAAGAGGTGGAGCTTGGGGCGCACACCATCAAATCTCATGGTGCGGCACTTGCTAGGAATCACAGGCATGATTGGCTTATATTGCTGCTTCTTGCTGGGAtagaaatagttttatttatcattcatccGTTTTATCGCTTTGTGGGAAAGGATATGATGACAGACCTCAAATATCCCTTGAAAGACAGCACAGTTCCCGTATGGGCTGTTCCT ATGTATGCTGTTTTGTTGCCTATcgccattttccttttcttttactttcgTAGGAGAAATGTCTACGATCTGCACCACAGCATTCTTG GTCTTTTATTTGCTGTGCTGATTACTGGGGTTATTACGGATGCAATAAAGAATGCAGTTGGTAGGCCTCGACCAGACTTCTTTTATCGCTGCTTTCCTGATGGAAATGAA ctCTACGATCAACGGGGAGACGTGGTATGTCATGGTAAAGATGGTGACATCAAGGAAGGACACAAGAGTTTCCCAAGCGGTCATACTTCAT GGTCGTTTGCAGGTTTAGGTTTTCTGTCATTATACCTGTCTGGAAAAATTGAAGTATTTGATGGCAGAGGGCATGTGGCAAAACTATGCATTGTTATTCTTCCACTGCTCGTTGCATCCCTTGTTGGCATCTCACGGGTTGATGACTACTGGCACCATTGGCAAGACGTATTTGCTGGAGGTGTTCTAG GTCTAGTTGTGGCGGCGTTTTGCTATCGGCAGTTTTTCCCACCCCCTTATGATAACGATG GATGGGGCCCTTATGCATATTTTCGAGCATTGGAGGAGTCACGTACCAATACAAACACGGCGTATCATATGGATGCGCTTAATGTGCAGGCTACGGGGATTCAGGTCGTGAATCAACAGGCAGGACAAAATGGAAATGAGGCATTTTCTTTGAATAGACATCTGAGCTCACCGCTGGATGAAATGGAATCAGGGAGGAGGTGA
- the LOC121254880 gene encoding putative lipid phosphate phosphatase 3, chloroplastic isoform X2, whose amino-acid sequence MAWSAVASLCSFGNFRSIFQQRRTEEVELGAHTIKSHGAALARNHRHDWLILLLLAGIEIVLFIIHPFYRFVGKDMMTDLKYPLKDSTVPVWAVPMYAVLLPIAIFLFFYFRRRNVYDLHHSILGLLFAVLITGVITDAIKNAVGRPRPDFFYRCFPDGNELYDQRGDVVCHGKDGDIKEGHKSFPSGHTSCLGFLSLYLSGKIEVFDGRGHVAKLCIVILPLLVASLVGISRVDDYWHHWQDVFAGGVLGLVVAAFCYRQFFPPPYDNDGWGPYAYFRALEESRTNTNTAYHMDALNVQATGIQVVNQQAGQNGNEAFSLNRHLSSPLDEMESGRR is encoded by the exons ATGGCGTGGAGTGCTGTAGCATCGCTTTGTTCCTTTGGGAATTTCCGCAGTATCTTTCAG CAGCGAAGAACGGAAGAGGTGGAGCTTGGGGCGCACACCATCAAATCTCATGGTGCGGCACTTGCTAGGAATCACAGGCATGATTGGCTTATATTGCTGCTTCTTGCTGGGAtagaaatagttttatttatcattcatccGTTTTATCGCTTTGTGGGAAAGGATATGATGACAGACCTCAAATATCCCTTGAAAGACAGCACAGTTCCCGTATGGGCTGTTCCT ATGTATGCTGTTTTGTTGCCTATcgccattttccttttcttttactttcgTAGGAGAAATGTCTACGATCTGCACCACAGCATTCTTG GTCTTTTATTTGCTGTGCTGATTACTGGGGTTATTACGGATGCAATAAAGAATGCAGTTGGTAGGCCTCGACCAGACTTCTTTTATCGCTGCTTTCCTGATGGAAATGAA ctCTACGATCAACGGGGAGACGTGGTATGTCATGGTAAAGATGGTGACATCAAGGAAGGACACAAGAGTTTCCCAAGCGGTCATACTTCAT GTTTAGGTTTTCTGTCATTATACCTGTCTGGAAAAATTGAAGTATTTGATGGCAGAGGGCATGTGGCAAAACTATGCATTGTTATTCTTCCACTGCTCGTTGCATCCCTTGTTGGCATCTCACGGGTTGATGACTACTGGCACCATTGGCAAGACGTATTTGCTGGAGGTGTTCTAG GTCTAGTTGTGGCGGCGTTTTGCTATCGGCAGTTTTTCCCACCCCCTTATGATAACGATG GATGGGGCCCTTATGCATATTTTCGAGCATTGGAGGAGTCACGTACCAATACAAACACGGCGTATCATATGGATGCGCTTAATGTGCAGGCTACGGGGATTCAGGTCGTGAATCAACAGGCAGGACAAAATGGAAATGAGGCATTTTCTTTGAATAGACATCTGAGCTCACCGCTGGATGAAATGGAATCAGGGAGGAGGTGA
- the LOC121254881 gene encoding lipid phosphate phosphatase 2-like isoform X1, whose translation MPEVQLGAHTIRSHGVAVARLHMRDWLSLVLLVVIDLILNFIEPFHRFVGEGMMIDLRYPLKGNTVPFWAVPILGILLPFIVILIYYFIRRDVYDLHQAVLGLLFSVLITAVITDAIKDGVGRPRPDFFWRCFPDGKAVFDPVTRKVLCTGIKSVIKEGHKSFPSGHTSWSFAGLGFLAWYLSGKFRAFDHRGHVAKLCIVFMPILLAVLVGVSRVDDYWHHWQDVFAGGLLGMTIASFCYLQFFPPPYDVDGWGPHAYFQTLRESLNESSTTNANSLNVLQSELTSAYMRPQHGLGISEISTRDSRSMLDALENGRRLEILN comes from the exons ATGCCAGAAGTTCAATTGGGTGCTCACACTATAAGATCACATGGTGTTGCAGTGGCAAGATTGCATATGCGTGATTGGCTAAGTCTTGTGCTTCTTGTGGTGATAGACCTCATTTTAAACTTTATAGAACCATTTCATCGCTTTGTCGGAGAGGGAATGATGATCGACCTCAGATACCCATTGAAAGGCAATACTGTTCCCTTTTGGGCTGTTCCA ATTCTCGGGATATTGTTGCCTTTTATTGTCATTTTAATCTACTACTTCATCAGAAGGGATGTTTACGATCTGCATCAAGCTGTATTGG GTCTTCTATTTTCTGTACTTATAACTGCAGTTATAACCGATGCAATCAAAGATGGAGTTGGTCGTCCACGTCCAGACTTCTTTTGGCGCTGTTTCCCTGATGGCAAAGCG GTCTTTGATCCTGTCACAAGGAAAGTTCTGTGTACTGGGATTAAGAGTGTCATTAAGGAAGGACACAAAAGTTTCCCAAGTGGGCATACATCTT GGTCCTTCGCAGGTCTTGGCTTTCTTGCTTGGTATTTGTCAGGGAAATTCAGGGCATTTGATCATAGGGGCCATGTTGCAAAACTTTGTATTGTTTTCATGCCAATACTGCTTGCAGTTCTAGTGGGGGTTTCTCGAGTTGATGACTATTGGCATCACTGGCAAGATGTATTTGCTGGAGGTCTTCTAG GGATGACAATTGCTTCATTTTGTTATTTGCAATTCTTTCCACCCCCATATGACGTAGATG GTTGGGGACCTCATGCTTATTTCCAGACATTAAGAGAGTCTCTAAATGAGTCCTCAACAACAAATGCGAATAGTCTTAACGTGCTGCAATCCGAACTTACTAGTGCATACATGCGACCTCAGCACGGCCTTGGAATATCAGAAATCAGTACCAGGGACTCGAGATCTATGCTGGATGCATTAGAAAATGGGAGGAGACTGGAGATCCTGAATTAA
- the LOC121254881 gene encoding lipid phosphate phosphatase 2-like isoform X2, with amino-acid sequence MPEVQLGAHTIRSHGVAVARLHMRDWLSLVLLVVIDLILNFIEPFHRFVGEGMMIDLRYPLKGNTVPFWAVPILGILLPFIVILIYYFIRRDVYDLHQAVLVITDAIKDGVGRPRPDFFWRCFPDGKAVFDPVTRKVLCTGIKSVIKEGHKSFPSGHTSWSFAGLGFLAWYLSGKFRAFDHRGHVAKLCIVFMPILLAVLVGVSRVDDYWHHWQDVFAGGLLGMTIASFCYLQFFPPPYDVDGWGPHAYFQTLRESLNESSTTNANSLNVLQSELTSAYMRPQHGLGISEISTRDSRSMLDALENGRRLEILN; translated from the exons ATGCCAGAAGTTCAATTGGGTGCTCACACTATAAGATCACATGGTGTTGCAGTGGCAAGATTGCATATGCGTGATTGGCTAAGTCTTGTGCTTCTTGTGGTGATAGACCTCATTTTAAACTTTATAGAACCATTTCATCGCTTTGTCGGAGAGGGAATGATGATCGACCTCAGATACCCATTGAAAGGCAATACTGTTCCCTTTTGGGCTGTTCCA ATTCTCGGGATATTGTTGCCTTTTATTGTCATTTTAATCTACTACTTCATCAGAAGGGATGTTTACGATCTGCATCAAGCTGTATTGG TTATAACCGATGCAATCAAAGATGGAGTTGGTCGTCCACGTCCAGACTTCTTTTGGCGCTGTTTCCCTGATGGCAAAGCG GTCTTTGATCCTGTCACAAGGAAAGTTCTGTGTACTGGGATTAAGAGTGTCATTAAGGAAGGACACAAAAGTTTCCCAAGTGGGCATACATCTT GGTCCTTCGCAGGTCTTGGCTTTCTTGCTTGGTATTTGTCAGGGAAATTCAGGGCATTTGATCATAGGGGCCATGTTGCAAAACTTTGTATTGTTTTCATGCCAATACTGCTTGCAGTTCTAGTGGGGGTTTCTCGAGTTGATGACTATTGGCATCACTGGCAAGATGTATTTGCTGGAGGTCTTCTAG GGATGACAATTGCTTCATTTTGTTATTTGCAATTCTTTCCACCCCCATATGACGTAGATG GTTGGGGACCTCATGCTTATTTCCAGACATTAAGAGAGTCTCTAAATGAGTCCTCAACAACAAATGCGAATAGTCTTAACGTGCTGCAATCCGAACTTACTAGTGCATACATGCGACCTCAGCACGGCCTTGGAATATCAGAAATCAGTACCAGGGACTCGAGATCTATGCTGGATGCATTAGAAAATGGGAGGAGACTGGAGATCCTGAATTAA
- the LOC121255302 gene encoding uncharacterized protein LOC121255302, translating to MEIVNPSAYYDKLKRYWRRRRYQRLNGENYSNKRKLKITRLGGSGRRRQWRIRSSPKLRLSFIVSPIKLLAKFHDSYVNMMLRLAGNVGKSNSVDLFGGKRVPKGRQISLVSGGEEVDGSYVEAVPLAILLELAGNL from the exons ATGGAGATCGTTAATCCTTCTGCATATTATGACAAATTGAAGAGGTATTGGAGGAGGAGAAGATACCAAAGGCTAAATGGTGAAAATTATAGCAATAAAAGGAAGCTCAAGATTACAAGGCTTGGGGGTTCAGGTCGCCGGCGGCAATGGAGGATAAGATCCAGCCCAAAGCTGAGGTTGAGCTTTATTGTTTCACCCATTAAGCTTTTGGCGAAATTCCACGATTCCTATGTTAACATGATGCTTCGCTTGGCTGGCAATGTTGGGAAGTCAAACAGTGTTGATTTGTTTGGAGGAAAGAGGGTTCCCAAAGGCCGACAGATTTCCCTGGTCTCTGGGGGTGAGGAAGTTGATGGCAG TTATGTTGAAGCTGTTCCTCTTGCAATCCTCCTGGAATTAGCGGGAAATTTGTGA
- the LOC121254879 gene encoding amino-acid permease BAT1 homolog isoform X1, whose product MEGNIRISEDGGSCYHPFLDSADSIVSDDVRLQQLGYKRQLTRGLSAMANFSVTFSIISVLTGLTTTYGTGLTYGGTVTMVYGWPLVGMLTMVVGASMAEICSAFPTSGGLYFWSAKLCGNDWGPFASWLTGWVISNFAFSFSIISVLTGVTTLYNTGLKFGGPVSLAYGWLIAGTFTMFVGFSMAEICSSFPTSGGLYYWSAKLAGPGWAPFASWITGWFNIVGQWAVTTSVDFSLAQLIQVIILLSTGGKNGGGYEASKYLVIGFHGGILLLHAIINSLPISWLSLFGQLAAGWNIVGVFVLMILIPCVATERASAKFVFTYFNTDNGDGINNKLYIFILGLLMSQYTLTGYDASAHMTEETKNADKNGPRGIISSIGISIIVGWGYILGITFAVTNISYLLDENNDAGGYAIAEIFYLAFKNRYGNGVGGIICLGVVAVAIFFCGMSSVTSNSRMAYAFSRDGAMPFSSVWHKVNKQEVPINAVWLSAFISFCMALTSLGSLVAFQAMVSIATIGLYIAYALPIFFRVTLARKSFIPGPFNLGRYGIIVGWVAVLWVVTISVLFSLPVAYPITNETLNYTPVAVGCLFVLTVSSWIFSARHWFRGPITNVDT is encoded by the exons atggaaggtAACATTCGAATTAGTGAAGATGGAGGCTCTTGCTATCACCCTTTTCTAGACTCTGCAGACTCCATTGTTTCCGATGATGTCCGCTTGCAGCAGCTCGGTTACAAGCGTCAACTCACCCGGGGCCTCTC GGCAATGGCAAATTTCTCGGTGACCTTCTCCATAATATCAGTGCTAACGGGTCTGACGACGACGTACGGTACGGGTCTCACTTACGGTGGGACGGTTACAATGGTATACGGATGGCCACTAGTAGGGATGCTGACTATGGTCGTTGGTGCGTCGATGGCTGAGATTTGCTCTGCTTTCCCTACTTCTGGTGGACTCTACTTTTGGAGCGCCAAGCTCTGCGGCAATGACTGGGGCCCCTTTGCCTCTTGGCTCACCGGCTG GGTCATTTCCAACTTTGCGTTTTCATTTTCTATCATCTCTGTGCTTACTGGTGTAACCACCCTTTACAACACTGGGTTAAAGTTTGGTGGGCCAGTGTCTTTGGCTTATGGCTGGCTAATAGCCGGGACTTTCACCATGTTTGTTGGGTTTTCCATGGCTGAGATCTGTTCCTCTTTCCCAACCTCTGGTGGTCTCTACTATTGGAGTGCTAAGCTTGCTGGCCCAGGCTGGGCACCTTTTGCCTCATGGATAACTGGCTG GTTCAACATTGTTGGTCAG TGGGCTGTTACAACGAGTGTAGATTTTTCACTTGCACAGCTGATTCAAGTGATCATTCTACTTAGCACAGGTGGGAAGAATGGAGGTGGATATGAGGCATCTAAATATCTTGTTATAGGTTTCCACGGGGGAATTTTACTCCTACATGCTATCATTAACAGTCTTCCAATCTCTTGGTTATCTTTATTTGGACAGTTAGCTGCAGGATGGAACATTGTAG GTGTATTTGTTCTTATGATTCTCATTCCCTGTGTTGCAACGGAAAGGGCTAGTGCCAAGTTCGTTTTCACTTACTTCAACACCGATAATGGTGATGGaatcaataataaattatacatattcaTTCTGGGCCTTCTAATGAGTCAGTACACGCTTACTGGGTATGATGCCTCTGCTCATATG ACAGAGGAAACTAAGAATGCTGATAAGAATGGACCAAGAGGAATAATAAGCTCCATTGGGATATCTATTATTGTTGGATGGGGTTACATACTTGGAATCACCTTTGCAGTTACTAACATTTCCTACCTTCTAGATGAAAACAATGATGCGGGTGGTTATGCCATTGCTGAAATATTCTACCTAGCATTTAAGAATAGATATGGCAATGGAGTTGGGGGAATTATTTGCTTGGGAGTGGTTGCCGTCGCCATATTTTTCTGTGGTATGAGTTCAGTTACTAGCAACTCAAG GATGGCTTATGCTTTCTCTAGAGATGGAGCCATGCCATTTTCATCAGTTTGGCATAAAGTGAACAAGCAGGAGGTCCCCATAAATGCAGTGTGGCTCTCTGCCTTTATATCATTTTGCATGGCACTGACG TCTCTTGGGAGCTTAGTGGCATTTCAGGCTATGGTATCCATAGCAACTATAGGACTGTACATTGCTTATGCCCTGCCCATCTTCTTCAGAGTGACTTTAGCACGCAAGTCCTTCATCCCGGGACCCTTCAATTTGGGTCGCTATGGAATCATTGTTGGATGGGTTGCCGTTCTTTGGGTGGTAACCATCTCAGTTCTCTTCTCCTTGCCTGTAGCCTATCCCATTACCAATGAGACTCTAAACTATACTCCTGTAGCAGTTGGCTGTTTGTTTGTCCTTACTGTTTCTTCTTGGATCTTCAGTGCTCGTCACTGGTTTAGAGGTCCTATAACCAATGTAGATACCTGA
- the LOC121254879 gene encoding amino-acid permease BAT1 homolog isoform X2 translates to MEGNIRISEDGGSCYHPFLDSADSIVSDDVRLQQLGYKRQLTRGLSAMANFSVTFSIISVLTGLTTTYGTGLTYGGTVTMVYGWPLVGMLTMVVGASMAEICSAFPTSGGLYFWSAKLCGNDWGPFASWLTGWFNIVGQWAVTTSVDFSLAQLIQVIILLSTGGKNGGGYEASKYLVIGFHGGILLLHAIINSLPISWLSLFGQLAAGWNIVGVFVLMILIPCVATERASAKFVFTYFNTDNGDGINNKLYIFILGLLMSQYTLTGYDASAHMTEETKNADKNGPRGIISSIGISIIVGWGYILGITFAVTNISYLLDENNDAGGYAIAEIFYLAFKNRYGNGVGGIICLGVVAVAIFFCGMSSVTSNSRMAYAFSRDGAMPFSSVWHKVNKQEVPINAVWLSAFISFCMALTSLGSLVAFQAMVSIATIGLYIAYALPIFFRVTLARKSFIPGPFNLGRYGIIVGWVAVLWVVTISVLFSLPVAYPITNETLNYTPVAVGCLFVLTVSSWIFSARHWFRGPITNVDT, encoded by the exons atggaaggtAACATTCGAATTAGTGAAGATGGAGGCTCTTGCTATCACCCTTTTCTAGACTCTGCAGACTCCATTGTTTCCGATGATGTCCGCTTGCAGCAGCTCGGTTACAAGCGTCAACTCACCCGGGGCCTCTC GGCAATGGCAAATTTCTCGGTGACCTTCTCCATAATATCAGTGCTAACGGGTCTGACGACGACGTACGGTACGGGTCTCACTTACGGTGGGACGGTTACAATGGTATACGGATGGCCACTAGTAGGGATGCTGACTATGGTCGTTGGTGCGTCGATGGCTGAGATTTGCTCTGCTTTCCCTACTTCTGGTGGACTCTACTTTTGGAGCGCCAAGCTCTGCGGCAATGACTGGGGCCCCTTTGCCTCTTGGCTCACCGGCTG GTTCAACATTGTTGGTCAG TGGGCTGTTACAACGAGTGTAGATTTTTCACTTGCACAGCTGATTCAAGTGATCATTCTACTTAGCACAGGTGGGAAGAATGGAGGTGGATATGAGGCATCTAAATATCTTGTTATAGGTTTCCACGGGGGAATTTTACTCCTACATGCTATCATTAACAGTCTTCCAATCTCTTGGTTATCTTTATTTGGACAGTTAGCTGCAGGATGGAACATTGTAG GTGTATTTGTTCTTATGATTCTCATTCCCTGTGTTGCAACGGAAAGGGCTAGTGCCAAGTTCGTTTTCACTTACTTCAACACCGATAATGGTGATGGaatcaataataaattatacatattcaTTCTGGGCCTTCTAATGAGTCAGTACACGCTTACTGGGTATGATGCCTCTGCTCATATG ACAGAGGAAACTAAGAATGCTGATAAGAATGGACCAAGAGGAATAATAAGCTCCATTGGGATATCTATTATTGTTGGATGGGGTTACATACTTGGAATCACCTTTGCAGTTACTAACATTTCCTACCTTCTAGATGAAAACAATGATGCGGGTGGTTATGCCATTGCTGAAATATTCTACCTAGCATTTAAGAATAGATATGGCAATGGAGTTGGGGGAATTATTTGCTTGGGAGTGGTTGCCGTCGCCATATTTTTCTGTGGTATGAGTTCAGTTACTAGCAACTCAAG GATGGCTTATGCTTTCTCTAGAGATGGAGCCATGCCATTTTCATCAGTTTGGCATAAAGTGAACAAGCAGGAGGTCCCCATAAATGCAGTGTGGCTCTCTGCCTTTATATCATTTTGCATGGCACTGACG TCTCTTGGGAGCTTAGTGGCATTTCAGGCTATGGTATCCATAGCAACTATAGGACTGTACATTGCTTATGCCCTGCCCATCTTCTTCAGAGTGACTTTAGCACGCAAGTCCTTCATCCCGGGACCCTTCAATTTGGGTCGCTATGGAATCATTGTTGGATGGGTTGCCGTTCTTTGGGTGGTAACCATCTCAGTTCTCTTCTCCTTGCCTGTAGCCTATCCCATTACCAATGAGACTCTAAACTATACTCCTGTAGCAGTTGGCTGTTTGTTTGTCCTTACTGTTTCTTCTTGGATCTTCAGTGCTCGTCACTGGTTTAGAGGTCCTATAACCAATGTAGATACCTGA
- the LOC121254879 gene encoding amino-acid permease BAT1 homolog isoform X3, which yields MGLDRENGNVLIDSGHTRLHELGYKQELKRDLSVISNFAFSFSIISVLTGVTTLYNTGLKFGGPVSLAYGWLIAGTFTMFVGFSMAEICSSFPTSGGLYYWSAKLAGPGWAPFASWITGWFNIVGQWAVTTSVDFSLAQLIQVIILLSTGGKNGGGYEASKYLVIGFHGGILLLHAIINSLPISWLSLFGQLAAGWNIVGVFVLMILIPCVATERASAKFVFTYFNTDNGDGINNKLYIFILGLLMSQYTLTGYDASAHMTEETKNADKNGPRGIISSIGISIIVGWGYILGITFAVTNISYLLDENNDAGGYAIAEIFYLAFKNRYGNGVGGIICLGVVAVAIFFCGMSSVTSNSRMAYAFSRDGAMPFSSVWHKVNKQEVPINAVWLSAFISFCMALTSLGSLVAFQAMVSIATIGLYIAYALPIFFRVTLARKSFIPGPFNLGRYGIIVGWVAVLWVVTISVLFSLPVAYPITNETLNYTPVAVGCLFVLTVSSWIFSARHWFRGPITNVDT from the exons ATGGGTTTGGATCGTGAAAATGGAAACGTCTTGATTGATTCAGGGCATACCCGTCTCCATGAGCTCGGTTACAAACAAGAGCTCAAGCGTGATCTCTC GGTCATTTCCAACTTTGCGTTTTCATTTTCTATCATCTCTGTGCTTACTGGTGTAACCACCCTTTACAACACTGGGTTAAAGTTTGGTGGGCCAGTGTCTTTGGCTTATGGCTGGCTAATAGCCGGGACTTTCACCATGTTTGTTGGGTTTTCCATGGCTGAGATCTGTTCCTCTTTCCCAACCTCTGGTGGTCTCTACTATTGGAGTGCTAAGCTTGCTGGCCCAGGCTGGGCACCTTTTGCCTCATGGATAACTGGCTG GTTCAACATTGTTGGTCAG TGGGCTGTTACAACGAGTGTAGATTTTTCACTTGCACAGCTGATTCAAGTGATCATTCTACTTAGCACAGGTGGGAAGAATGGAGGTGGATATGAGGCATCTAAATATCTTGTTATAGGTTTCCACGGGGGAATTTTACTCCTACATGCTATCATTAACAGTCTTCCAATCTCTTGGTTATCTTTATTTGGACAGTTAGCTGCAGGATGGAACATTGTAG GTGTATTTGTTCTTATGATTCTCATTCCCTGTGTTGCAACGGAAAGGGCTAGTGCCAAGTTCGTTTTCACTTACTTCAACACCGATAATGGTGATGGaatcaataataaattatacatattcaTTCTGGGCCTTCTAATGAGTCAGTACACGCTTACTGGGTATGATGCCTCTGCTCATATG ACAGAGGAAACTAAGAATGCTGATAAGAATGGACCAAGAGGAATAATAAGCTCCATTGGGATATCTATTATTGTTGGATGGGGTTACATACTTGGAATCACCTTTGCAGTTACTAACATTTCCTACCTTCTAGATGAAAACAATGATGCGGGTGGTTATGCCATTGCTGAAATATTCTACCTAGCATTTAAGAATAGATATGGCAATGGAGTTGGGGGAATTATTTGCTTGGGAGTGGTTGCCGTCGCCATATTTTTCTGTGGTATGAGTTCAGTTACTAGCAACTCAAG GATGGCTTATGCTTTCTCTAGAGATGGAGCCATGCCATTTTCATCAGTTTGGCATAAAGTGAACAAGCAGGAGGTCCCCATAAATGCAGTGTGGCTCTCTGCCTTTATATCATTTTGCATGGCACTGACG TCTCTTGGGAGCTTAGTGGCATTTCAGGCTATGGTATCCATAGCAACTATAGGACTGTACATTGCTTATGCCCTGCCCATCTTCTTCAGAGTGACTTTAGCACGCAAGTCCTTCATCCCGGGACCCTTCAATTTGGGTCGCTATGGAATCATTGTTGGATGGGTTGCCGTTCTTTGGGTGGTAACCATCTCAGTTCTCTTCTCCTTGCCTGTAGCCTATCCCATTACCAATGAGACTCTAAACTATACTCCTGTAGCAGTTGGCTGTTTGTTTGTCCTTACTGTTTCTTCTTGGATCTTCAGTGCTCGTCACTGGTTTAGAGGTCCTATAACCAATGTAGATACCTGA
- the LOC121255874 gene encoding uncharacterized protein LOC121255874, translating to MADSTEELEPLFDYSRVQPLNFVCLDDDDDANASPALSSKRRKISEPIVVEDVEENPKIIHIVDSDKKEELDWLTPPPKVSTNIQKMIQEDPTIMNLRLKKQELVSFAQSAEEVLRAVEESAKRELGYSIQSSLKTVADQPSKPFCKRVKIVISIQDKNGLKQFRMYMDDYFERLFKMYADKVKLDIQSLVFCFDGNKISPAETPDGLGMEDNDIIEVHVKPS from the exons ATG GCAGATTCCACCGAAGAACTCGAGCCCCTGTTCGATTACAGCCGCGTTCAGCCTCTCAATTTCGTGTGCCTCGACG atgatgatgatgcgaATGCGTCTCCAGCTTTATCCTCTAAACGGAGGAAGATTTCCGAACCTATT GTTGTCGAGGATGTGGAGGAAAATCCGAAGATAATACATATTGTGGACTCTGACAAAAAGGAAGAGTTGGATTGGCTAACTCCTCCACCAAAGGTTTCAACCAATATTCAGAAGATGATTCAGGAGGATCCTACCATCATGAATCTAAG GTTAAAGAAGCAAGAGCTCGTGTCATTTGCACAATCAGCTGAAGAGGTGTTGCGAGCTGTGGAGGAGTCTGCAAAAAGAGAACTTGGCTATTCAATTCAATCTTCTTTGAAGACTGTCGCTGACCAACCATCAAAGCCTTTCTGTAAAAGAGTTAAGATAGTTATTTCAATTCAAGACAAGAACGGGCTGAAGCAATTTCGCATGTACATG GATGACTACTTTGAGCGGCTCTTCAAAATGTATGCAGATAAAGTTAAGCTTGACATACAAAGcttagtattttgttttgatgggAATAAAATAAGTCCAGCAGAAACCCCTGATGGCCTTGGTATGGAGGACAATGACATTATTGAGGTACATGTAAAGCCAAGCTGA